The Coregonus clupeaformis isolate EN_2021a chromosome 8, ASM2061545v1, whole genome shotgun sequence genome has a segment encoding these proteins:
- the LOC121572077 gene encoding nuclear pore complex protein Nup153 isoform X3, translating to MAATGGGKIRSRRYHIASKPYAKSKQQQQPGLISRVTDTVKSIVPSWLQKYFRNGEAAEGGGAIVVAEQNSQALPPNGSEEVAPLPDGRDSPEPGTSNTEPSTSRASLNFQDVLSRPPLNRSHLHFPSLEASPALGGPSSLFSQPSTSSAPFSGGPFAGASSSFSLVKEIKDNCSQHEDDNISTTSGFSSRASEKDVPNSKTASLPQLWSPEMDRTHSGPQQSQSSLKKPAFNLSVFGTSSTSTMNSSVLNSSQLGDSPFYPGKTTYGGAAAVRTARSRTATPYQAPLRRQIKAKPAAAQPCGVTSATARRILQSLERMSSPLADAKRIPSTVSSPLSTSLDGSTLDLSHFQAKKKRLDSPLPPVQKLVIPAAASVSGNRSMSFRPSLTPGGLARTPRDTPTRQSPLIPEAVAGPSQSTSSSLSTYPLSSTPAASSTGSGGGKMKRERTSTRPSSKRPEDQIAELSDLPAISLPISSTFSLPSFSFFPPPTATVTPPSATVAPIAALSTAPVLEEPVPNKVPPTTAPSTPPSTPFTFSSPIVMATAASPPSFSPSSGFTFSAPVVKTGLTLSNGKMATPVVAAVKHAASESMEEFEGPLKPAKVLRQGSVLDLLNGPGFAVPVTRTSPVPKAPQETPALSSTTAPSLGDLFKAPTGSWHCDVCMVQNKPTDTKCVACVTPRPNSSSSFAKTDSKPFTTLSGLEGSTTTTPAASFGALFTKPAGSWDCDTCLVQNKPDAVKCVACETAKPGVGVKATLTLPAFSEAKTLPAAAPLLGFGDKFKKPEGAWECDVCMVQNKVQDIKCVSCMSAKPGATAAPTSLTPAAVSTTPLLGFGAQFKKPEGAWECDVCCVQNKGADQACVACQTPKPGAKVEPKAFGSSSFGIQSSSDSGGFKFGLGASSDSGSGGFKFGGTLSNSSSSGGFKFGAAAPSDTSSSAGFKFGGLSEGFKFAAFDASTPAADEGKKDEAPSIGAGFKFGVSGGLSFGTAAAASTESEPPYGGFSFDLEATSYSSSSTFSLPVSTENDSGASTETMTTTTTAAAPVFGKLAEAEPPALATPLGGSIFRESLEKDKAPSFTFGKPEKEVASMGSGFLFSAANKEVEASAPSMGFSFSKPDPPKDQPKAPAFAFGKPEDQSETPAADAPKPSFSFGQSTADAAAPKPAFEFMASTTTTTTSSSTTPVPSLFGTPSSSTPAPAPIPAPSTFLFGQSASSEATPAKSFLFGQSQDSLPAPAVSLNPGPAQPFLFGSGPNAAAPSFTFGAAAPSTASSAAPSAASAPFVFSPASSTGFGSGQAPTFGQGTSQPSAPAFGSPSPFSATASQPPAFGAKPNSVPVFGQQANSTPAFGSSTPATPGGGYQFGGASAFGTSSNSTGVFAFGGAPGGSPAPSAAPSIAPQPSAPGSGFNFAAPPTFNIGSKSTIFTAAAAGQHSIPGRKIKTAVRRKK from the exons cagcagcagccaggCCTGATTAGTCGAGTTACAGACACAGTCAAGAGCATCGTCCCTTCCTGGCTGCAAAAATACTTCAGGAACGGGGAGGCTGCAGAGGGGGGAGGGGCCATAGTGGTGGCGGAGCAGAACAGCCAGGCCCTGCCCCCTAACGGCAGCGAGGAGGTAGCCCCCCTTCCTGATGGACGGGACTCTCCGGAACCCGGTACCAGCAATACAG AGCCTTCGACAAGCAGAGCATCCCTGAACTTCCAGGATGTTCTGTCGAGGCCCCCCCTCAACCGCTCCCACCTCCACTTCCCCTCCTTGGAAGCCTCCCCGGCCCTGGGAGGCCCCAGCTCTCTCTTCTCCcagccctccacctcctctgcccCTTTCTCCGGGGGCCCCTTCGCTGGGGCCTCGTCCAGCTTCTCCCTTGTCAAAGAGATAAAGGACAACTGCTCTCAGCACGAGGACGACAACATCTCTACCACCAGCGGCTTCTCTTCACGCGCATCAGAaaaag ATGTACCGAACTCTAAGACAGCATCGCTACCCCAGCTCTGGTCCCCGGAGATGGACCGGACCCACTCTGGGCCCCAGCAGTCCCAGTCCAGTCTCAAGAAGCCTGCGTTCAACCTGTCTGTCTTTGGGACTTCCTCCACT TCTACGATGAACAGTTCAGTGCTGAATTCCAGTCAGTTGGGGGATTCCCCCTTCTACCCAGGGAAGACTACCTACGGGGGAGCGGCTGCTGTTAGAACAGCCCGCTCACGCACAGCCACACCTTACCAG GCTCCATTGCGGAGACAGATCAAGGCCAAGCCTGCTGCGGCTCAGCCCTGTGGGGTGACCAGCGCTACCGCCCGACGCATCCTACAGTCCCTGGAGCGCATGTCCAGCCCCCTCGCC GATGCCAAGAGAATCCCCTCTACAGTTTCCTCTCCCTTGTCAACA TCACTGGATGGCAGCACTCTAGACCTTTCACATTTTCAGGCCAAAAAGAAACGG CTGGACTCTCCCCTCCCCCCAGTCCAGAAGCTTGTGATCCCGGCAGCAGCGTCGGTGTCGGGGAACCGCTCAATGTCCTTCAGACCCTCTCTGACCCCAGGGGGCTTGGCTCGGACCCCCAGAGACACG ccCACAAGACAATCCCCTCTGATTCCTGAAGCAGTGGCAGGTCCTTCTCAAAGCACAAGCAGCAGTCTATCCACCTACCCTCTGTCCAGCACTCCTGCAGCCAGCAGCACAGGGTCAGGAGGAGGGAAGATGAAGAGGGAGAGGACCAGCACAAGACCCTCTTCCAAACGTCCTGAAGACCAG ATCGCTGAGCTATCGGACCTGCCagccatctctctccccatcagcTCCACCTTCAGTCTGCCCAGCTTCAGCTTCTTCCCGCCCCCCACCGCCACAGTCACGCCCCCATCCGCCACAGTCGCGCCCATTGCcgctctctctaccgcacctgtcCTGGAGGAGCCCGTCCCTAACAAG GTGCCACCGACTacagccccctctacccctccctccacaCCTTTCACCTTCTCCTCCCCTATCGTCATGGCAACTGCTGCTAGCCCACCGTCCTTCTCCCCGTCT TCTGGATTTACCTTCAGTGCACCTGTAGTGAAAACAGGTCTGACACTATCCAACGGGAAGATGGCCACCCCAGTAGTGGCAGCAG TGAAGCACGCTGCCAGTGAGAGCATGGAGGAGTTTGAAGGGCCGTTAAAACCAGCCAAGGTGTTGAGACAGGGCAGTGTTCTGGACCTCCTCAATGGACCTG GATTTGCCGTTCCTGTTACTCGGACCTCCCCTGTCCCCAAAGCCCCCCAGGAGACCCCAGCCCTGTCCTCCACCACCGCCCCCTCCCTTGGGGACTTGTTCAAAGCGCCTACAGGCTCTTGGCACTGTGATGTCTGTATGGTGCAGAACAAACCCACTGACACAAAGTGTGTGGCCTGTGTGACCCCACGACCAAACTCTAGCTCCTCTTTTGCAAAAACCGACAGTAAACCCTTCACAACATTGTCCGGCCTGGAGGGTTCCACCACCACTACTCCCGCTGCAAGTTTTGGGGCCCTGTTCACAAAGCCTGCAGGAAGCTGGGACTGTGACACTTGTCTGGTTCAGAACAAGCCTGATGCTGTCAAATGTGTGGCCTGTGAGACAGCCAAGCCTGGGGTTGGAGTTAAGGCCACACTGACTCTGCCTGCCTTCTCGGAGGCTAAGACTCTGCCCGCTGCTGCCCCACTCCTGGGCTTCGGGGACAAGTTTAAGAAGCCAGAGGGAGCGTGGGAGTGTGACGTGTGCATGGTGCAGAACAAGGTGCAGGACATCAAGTGTGTTTCCTGTATGAGCGCTAAGCCAG GAGCGACCGCAGCGCCTACATCTCTAACCCCCGCCGCTGTCAGCACCACTCCTCTACTAGGCTTTGGGGCCCAGTTCAAGAAGCCAGAGGGAGCGTGGGAGTGTGACGTGTGCTGTGTTCAGAACAAGGGAGCAGACCAGGCATGTGTGGCCTGTCAGACCCCCAAGCCTGGGGCTAAAGTAGAGCCCAAAG CGTTTGGTTCCTCATCGTTTGGTATCCAGTCCTCGTCTGACTCGGGGGGATTCAAGTTTGGCTTGGGGGCGTCATCGGACTCTGGTTCTGGAGGCTTCAAATTCGGCGGCACCCTCTCTAACTCCTCCTCTTCAGGGGGCTTCAAATTCGGTGCAGCTGCCCCATCAGACACCAGCAGCTCTGCAGGCTTCAAGTTCGGAGGCCTCTCTGAGGGATTCAAATTTGCAGCTTTTGATGCTTCCACCCCTGCAGCGGACGAGGGGAAGAAGGATGAAGCCCCGAGTATAGGTGCCGGGTTCAAATTTGGCGTTAGCGGTGGGCTGTCGTTCGGCACTGCAGCAGCTGCTAGCACGGAGAGCGAACCTCCTTACGGAGGGTTCTCCTTTGATCTGGAGGCAACATCCTATTCCTCCTCTTCTACTTTCAGCCTCCCTGTTTCTACAGAGAATGACAGTGGAGCTTCTACAGAAACCATGACTACCACCACCACAGCAGCAGCTCCTGTGTTTGGGAAGCTGGCTGAAGCTGAGCCTCCTGCCCTGGCCACACCACTAGGGGGCAGCATATTCAGGGAATCGCTAGAGAAAGACAAGGCCCCTTCTTTCACCTTTGGGAAGCCTGAGAAGGAGGTTGCCTCTATGGGTTCTGGGTTCCTGTTCAGTGCTGCTAATAAAGAGGTGGAGGCATCGGCTCCATCTATGGGCTTTTCCTTCAGTAAGCCAGACCCACCTAAGGACCAGCCCAAAGCACCTGCCTTCGCCTTTGGGAAGCCGGAAGACCAGAGTGAGACCCCAGCAGCAGACGCCCCTAAGCCCTCATTCAGCTTTGGGCAAAGCACAGCAG ATGCTGCAGCCCCAAAGCCAGCATTTGAGTTTATGgccagcaccaccaccaccaccacctcttcctccaccacccCTGTCCCCAGTCTGTTTGGGACCCCCAGCAGCTCTACCCCTGCCCCAGCGCCTATCCCGGCCCCCAGTACCTTCCTCTTCGGGCAGAGTGCCTCCAGTGAGGCCACCCCAGCCAAGTCCTTCTTGTTTGGGCAGAGCCAGGATAGCCTGCCTGCCCCTGCAGTCTCTCTGAACCCTGGCCCGGCTCAGCCCTTCCTATTTGGGTCTGGACCTAATGCTGCTGCTCCCTCCTTCACTTTTGGAGCAGCAGCGCCCTCCACTGCCTCATCTGCAG CTCCATCAGCAGCCTCCGCTCCGTTTGTATTCAGCCCTGCCTCCTCCACTGGGTTTGGGTCTGGACAAGCTCCTACCTTTGGTCAGGGCACCTCCCAGCCCAGTGCCCCAGCGTTTGGTTCCCCGTCCCCCTTCTCTGCCACGGCCTCCCAGCCCCCTGCCTTCGGGGCCAAGCCCAACTCTGTCCCCGTGTTCGGCCAGCAAGCCAACTCCACTCCTGCTTTTGGCTCATCCACCCCCGCCACACCAG GTGGAGGTTACCAGTTTGGAGGAGCCAGTGCGTTCGGCACCTCCAGTAACAGCACAGGGGTGTTTGCTTTCGGAGGGGCACCAGGAGGGTCCCCCGCCCCTTCTGCCGCACCCTCCATCGCACCCCAACCCAGTGCACCTGGAAGTGGTTTCAACTTCGCAGCGCCCCCTACCTTTAATATTGG ATCGAAGAGCACCATCTTCACTGCAGCTGCCGCAGGACAGCACTCAATCCCCGGTCGCAAGATCAAAACAGCC
- the LOC121572077 gene encoding nuclear pore complex protein Nup153 isoform X5, which translates to MAATGGGKIRSRRYHIASKPYAKSKQQQQPGLISRVTDTVKSIVPSWLQKYFRNGEAAEGGGAIVVAEQNSQALPPNGSEEVAPLPDGRDSPEPGTSNTEPSTSRASLNFQDVLSRPPLNRSHLHFPSLEASPALGGPSSLFSQPSTSSAPFSGGPFAGASSSFSLVKEIKDNCSQHEDDNISTTSGFSSRASEKDVPNSKTASLPQLWSPEMDRTHSGPQQSQSSLKKPAFNLSVFGTSSTVSVSQSSQSSTSTMNSSVLNSSQLGDSPFYPGKTTYGGAAAVRTARSRTATPYQAPLRRQIKAKPAAAQPCGVTSATARRILQSLERMSSPLADAKRIPSTVSSPLSTSLDGSTLDLSHFQAKKKRLDSPLPPVQKLVIPAAASVSGNRSMSFRPSLTPGGLARTPRDTPTRQSPLIPEAVAGPSQSTSSSLSTYPLSSTPAASSTGSGGGKMKRERTSTRPSSKRPEDQIAELSDLPAISLPISSTFSLPSFSFFPPPTATVTPPSATVAPIAALSTAPVLEEPVPNKSGFTFSAPVVKTGLTLSNGKMATPVVAAVKHAASESMEEFEGPLKPAKVLRQGSVLDLLNGPGFAVPVTRTSPVPKAPQETPALSSTTAPSLGDLFKAPTGSWHCDVCMVQNKPTDTKCVACVTPRPNSSSSFAKTDSKPFTTLSGLEGSTTTTPAASFGALFTKPAGSWDCDTCLVQNKPDAVKCVACETAKPGVGVKATLTLPAFSEAKTLPAAAPLLGFGDKFKKPEGAWECDVCMVQNKVQDIKCVSCMSAKPGATAAPTSLTPAAVSTTPLLGFGAQFKKPEGAWECDVCCVQNKGADQACVACQTPKPGAKVEPKAFGSSSFGIQSSSDSGGFKFGLGASSDSGSGGFKFGGTLSNSSSSGGFKFGAAAPSDTSSSAGFKFGGLSEGFKFAAFDASTPAADEGKKDEAPSIGAGFKFGVSGGLSFGTAAAASTESEPPYGGFSFDLEATSYSSSSTFSLPVSTENDSGASTETMTTTTTAAAPVFGKLAEAEPPALATPLGGSIFRESLEKDKAPSFTFGKPEKEVASMGSGFLFSAANKEVEASAPSMGFSFSKPDPPKDQPKAPAFAFGKPEDQSETPAADAPKPSFSFGQSTADAAAPKPAFEFMASTTTTTTSSSTTPVPSLFGTPSSSTPAPAPIPAPSTFLFGQSASSEATPAKSFLFGQSQDSLPAPAVSLNPGPAQPFLFGSGPNAAAPSFTFGAAAPSTASSAAPSAASAPFVFSPASSTGFGSGQAPTFGQGTSQPSAPAFGSPSPFSATASQPPAFGAKPNSVPVFGQQANSTPAFGSSTPATPGGGYQFGGASAFGTSSNSTGVFAFGGAPGGSPAPSAAPSIAPQPSAPGSGFNFAAPPTFNIGSKSTIFTAAAAGQHSIPGRKIKTAVRRKK; encoded by the exons cagcagcagccaggCCTGATTAGTCGAGTTACAGACACAGTCAAGAGCATCGTCCCTTCCTGGCTGCAAAAATACTTCAGGAACGGGGAGGCTGCAGAGGGGGGAGGGGCCATAGTGGTGGCGGAGCAGAACAGCCAGGCCCTGCCCCCTAACGGCAGCGAGGAGGTAGCCCCCCTTCCTGATGGACGGGACTCTCCGGAACCCGGTACCAGCAATACAG AGCCTTCGACAAGCAGAGCATCCCTGAACTTCCAGGATGTTCTGTCGAGGCCCCCCCTCAACCGCTCCCACCTCCACTTCCCCTCCTTGGAAGCCTCCCCGGCCCTGGGAGGCCCCAGCTCTCTCTTCTCCcagccctccacctcctctgcccCTTTCTCCGGGGGCCCCTTCGCTGGGGCCTCGTCCAGCTTCTCCCTTGTCAAAGAGATAAAGGACAACTGCTCTCAGCACGAGGACGACAACATCTCTACCACCAGCGGCTTCTCTTCACGCGCATCAGAaaaag ATGTACCGAACTCTAAGACAGCATCGCTACCCCAGCTCTGGTCCCCGGAGATGGACCGGACCCACTCTGGGCCCCAGCAGTCCCAGTCCAGTCTCAAGAAGCCTGCGTTCAACCTGTCTGTCTTTGGGACTTCCTCCACTGTGAGTGTCAGTCAGTCAAGTCAGTCCTCCACT TCTACGATGAACAGTTCAGTGCTGAATTCCAGTCAGTTGGGGGATTCCCCCTTCTACCCAGGGAAGACTACCTACGGGGGAGCGGCTGCTGTTAGAACAGCCCGCTCACGCACAGCCACACCTTACCAG GCTCCATTGCGGAGACAGATCAAGGCCAAGCCTGCTGCGGCTCAGCCCTGTGGGGTGACCAGCGCTACCGCCCGACGCATCCTACAGTCCCTGGAGCGCATGTCCAGCCCCCTCGCC GATGCCAAGAGAATCCCCTCTACAGTTTCCTCTCCCTTGTCAACA TCACTGGATGGCAGCACTCTAGACCTTTCACATTTTCAGGCCAAAAAGAAACGG CTGGACTCTCCCCTCCCCCCAGTCCAGAAGCTTGTGATCCCGGCAGCAGCGTCGGTGTCGGGGAACCGCTCAATGTCCTTCAGACCCTCTCTGACCCCAGGGGGCTTGGCTCGGACCCCCAGAGACACG ccCACAAGACAATCCCCTCTGATTCCTGAAGCAGTGGCAGGTCCTTCTCAAAGCACAAGCAGCAGTCTATCCACCTACCCTCTGTCCAGCACTCCTGCAGCCAGCAGCACAGGGTCAGGAGGAGGGAAGATGAAGAGGGAGAGGACCAGCACAAGACCCTCTTCCAAACGTCCTGAAGACCAG ATCGCTGAGCTATCGGACCTGCCagccatctctctccccatcagcTCCACCTTCAGTCTGCCCAGCTTCAGCTTCTTCCCGCCCCCCACCGCCACAGTCACGCCCCCATCCGCCACAGTCGCGCCCATTGCcgctctctctaccgcacctgtcCTGGAGGAGCCCGTCCCTAACAAG TCTGGATTTACCTTCAGTGCACCTGTAGTGAAAACAGGTCTGACACTATCCAACGGGAAGATGGCCACCCCAGTAGTGGCAGCAG TGAAGCACGCTGCCAGTGAGAGCATGGAGGAGTTTGAAGGGCCGTTAAAACCAGCCAAGGTGTTGAGACAGGGCAGTGTTCTGGACCTCCTCAATGGACCTG GATTTGCCGTTCCTGTTACTCGGACCTCCCCTGTCCCCAAAGCCCCCCAGGAGACCCCAGCCCTGTCCTCCACCACCGCCCCCTCCCTTGGGGACTTGTTCAAAGCGCCTACAGGCTCTTGGCACTGTGATGTCTGTATGGTGCAGAACAAACCCACTGACACAAAGTGTGTGGCCTGTGTGACCCCACGACCAAACTCTAGCTCCTCTTTTGCAAAAACCGACAGTAAACCCTTCACAACATTGTCCGGCCTGGAGGGTTCCACCACCACTACTCCCGCTGCAAGTTTTGGGGCCCTGTTCACAAAGCCTGCAGGAAGCTGGGACTGTGACACTTGTCTGGTTCAGAACAAGCCTGATGCTGTCAAATGTGTGGCCTGTGAGACAGCCAAGCCTGGGGTTGGAGTTAAGGCCACACTGACTCTGCCTGCCTTCTCGGAGGCTAAGACTCTGCCCGCTGCTGCCCCACTCCTGGGCTTCGGGGACAAGTTTAAGAAGCCAGAGGGAGCGTGGGAGTGTGACGTGTGCATGGTGCAGAACAAGGTGCAGGACATCAAGTGTGTTTCCTGTATGAGCGCTAAGCCAG GAGCGACCGCAGCGCCTACATCTCTAACCCCCGCCGCTGTCAGCACCACTCCTCTACTAGGCTTTGGGGCCCAGTTCAAGAAGCCAGAGGGAGCGTGGGAGTGTGACGTGTGCTGTGTTCAGAACAAGGGAGCAGACCAGGCATGTGTGGCCTGTCAGACCCCCAAGCCTGGGGCTAAAGTAGAGCCCAAAG CGTTTGGTTCCTCATCGTTTGGTATCCAGTCCTCGTCTGACTCGGGGGGATTCAAGTTTGGCTTGGGGGCGTCATCGGACTCTGGTTCTGGAGGCTTCAAATTCGGCGGCACCCTCTCTAACTCCTCCTCTTCAGGGGGCTTCAAATTCGGTGCAGCTGCCCCATCAGACACCAGCAGCTCTGCAGGCTTCAAGTTCGGAGGCCTCTCTGAGGGATTCAAATTTGCAGCTTTTGATGCTTCCACCCCTGCAGCGGACGAGGGGAAGAAGGATGAAGCCCCGAGTATAGGTGCCGGGTTCAAATTTGGCGTTAGCGGTGGGCTGTCGTTCGGCACTGCAGCAGCTGCTAGCACGGAGAGCGAACCTCCTTACGGAGGGTTCTCCTTTGATCTGGAGGCAACATCCTATTCCTCCTCTTCTACTTTCAGCCTCCCTGTTTCTACAGAGAATGACAGTGGAGCTTCTACAGAAACCATGACTACCACCACCACAGCAGCAGCTCCTGTGTTTGGGAAGCTGGCTGAAGCTGAGCCTCCTGCCCTGGCCACACCACTAGGGGGCAGCATATTCAGGGAATCGCTAGAGAAAGACAAGGCCCCTTCTTTCACCTTTGGGAAGCCTGAGAAGGAGGTTGCCTCTATGGGTTCTGGGTTCCTGTTCAGTGCTGCTAATAAAGAGGTGGAGGCATCGGCTCCATCTATGGGCTTTTCCTTCAGTAAGCCAGACCCACCTAAGGACCAGCCCAAAGCACCTGCCTTCGCCTTTGGGAAGCCGGAAGACCAGAGTGAGACCCCAGCAGCAGACGCCCCTAAGCCCTCATTCAGCTTTGGGCAAAGCACAGCAG ATGCTGCAGCCCCAAAGCCAGCATTTGAGTTTATGgccagcaccaccaccaccaccacctcttcctccaccacccCTGTCCCCAGTCTGTTTGGGACCCCCAGCAGCTCTACCCCTGCCCCAGCGCCTATCCCGGCCCCCAGTACCTTCCTCTTCGGGCAGAGTGCCTCCAGTGAGGCCACCCCAGCCAAGTCCTTCTTGTTTGGGCAGAGCCAGGATAGCCTGCCTGCCCCTGCAGTCTCTCTGAACCCTGGCCCGGCTCAGCCCTTCCTATTTGGGTCTGGACCTAATGCTGCTGCTCCCTCCTTCACTTTTGGAGCAGCAGCGCCCTCCACTGCCTCATCTGCAG CTCCATCAGCAGCCTCCGCTCCGTTTGTATTCAGCCCTGCCTCCTCCACTGGGTTTGGGTCTGGACAAGCTCCTACCTTTGGTCAGGGCACCTCCCAGCCCAGTGCCCCAGCGTTTGGTTCCCCGTCCCCCTTCTCTGCCACGGCCTCCCAGCCCCCTGCCTTCGGGGCCAAGCCCAACTCTGTCCCCGTGTTCGGCCAGCAAGCCAACTCCACTCCTGCTTTTGGCTCATCCACCCCCGCCACACCAG GTGGAGGTTACCAGTTTGGAGGAGCCAGTGCGTTCGGCACCTCCAGTAACAGCACAGGGGTGTTTGCTTTCGGAGGGGCACCAGGAGGGTCCCCCGCCCCTTCTGCCGCACCCTCCATCGCACCCCAACCCAGTGCACCTGGAAGTGGTTTCAACTTCGCAGCGCCCCCTACCTTTAATATTGG ATCGAAGAGCACCATCTTCACTGCAGCTGCCGCAGGACAGCACTCAATCCCCGGTCGCAAGATCAAAACAGCC